The genomic stretch ATGCCGCCCAAAACAACTTGGTTTGAACCGAAACTTCGTTCGGGATTGGTTATTCATAAACTGAGCTGATCAATATAGAACACGGACAGAAGAACAAACCTGCATTTTCCCTCTCTGTCCGTGTCCGTTCATTTCATATAATTTTTTCAGCAGCTACAGGTGATATAAATTCTTTTATATTTGTTGATTAGGTATAATCTAAATAAATAGATGTTAGATTGAAAGAATAAAGCACTTTTCCTTTGTTTATTGCTAACAAATATCTAATTTCGCGCCGATTTTAAAGCGTGTAATAAAAACGATGATTAACAACAAGACTAAAGGATTTCTCCTTGGGGCAATCGCAGCAGCCAGCTACGGCATGAACCCACTGTTCACCCTTCCTCTTTATAGTGCAGGAATGAGCGTAGACTCGGTATTATTTTATCGCTATGCACTGGCTATAGTTGTACTAGGTATCATGATGAAGATGCAGAAACAATCTTTTGCCATTAAGAAAGCGGATGTGCTGCCACTTTGCATCATGGGGTTGCTGTTCTCATTCTCTTCCCTGTTTCTCTTTATGAGTTATAACTACATGGATGCCGGTATCGCATCCACCATATTGTTTGTCTACCCGGTACTGGTAGCTATTATTATGGCTGTAGTATTTAAGGAAAAAGTATCGCCGGTCACTATGTTTTCCATAGCGCTGGCCTTTGTGGGAATTTCCTTGCTTTGTAAAAGTCCGGGAGGACAGACACTCAGCTTGGTCGGGATTACTTTTGTCTTTTTATCATCCTTAGCTTATGCTATCTATATAGTTGGTGTAAACCGTTCTTCCCTGAAGGATATGCCTATAGCCAAGCTTACTTTCTATGTCCTGCTTTTCGGTCTGTCTGTTTATGTGGTGCGATTGAAGTTCTGTACGGGATTGCAGCTTATCCCTACACCCTTGTTATGGGTAAACGCAATTTCACTGGCTGTTTTTCCTACTGTTATTTCGTTGGTGACTATGACAAAGGCCATACACTACATTGGCTCCACACCCACTGCTGTTCTCTGTTTTTTGTTATATTTGTAGATATATCCAAGAATATAGCATGGATAGAGATATAAAGAACATAGTTATGGATAAAGGTTATGTACAGAATACCATTTTTGAATTATTGAGCCGTTTAGGCATCGGTTATGAAAAGCTGGAACATTCTCCTATAATAACGATGAAAGAAGGAAGTGAAATAGCATATAAACTAGGCAGTACTTCATGCAAAAATCTGTTCTTATGCAACAAAAGGCAAGAATATTTTATGTTAATGCTTCCTGCCGATAAGAAGCTATCGGCAAAAAATGTTGCAAGGCAAATCGGCAGCCCACATCTTTCTTTTGCTTCTGCAGAAGACATGGAAAGGTTACTTCATACTTATCCGGGTGCTGTCAGTGTATTAAGCCTTATTTATGATAAAGAAAAAAGAGTACAGCTTTTAATAGATAAGGGTTTGATGAATGTGACTTATATAGGTTGTCACCCTTGCACCAATACTTGTAGTTTGAAAATTAAAATGGAGGATATCCTCACTGTATGGTTGCCTGCGACCGGACATGATGATATGAAAGTTATAGAATGATAAAATACTATTTAAGAAGAGCTATGAATATAATAAAGATTTGTAAACCCATGTCTTCTTTTAGTTCTTTAATAAAAAAAGAACTCTTATATATCTGTATATTCTGTGGAGCACTGTGTGGATGCATTCAGAGGAAGGCCCAAAACCCTTTAGAACCGTTAAAAACAGAGATTCGACATATTATTAAAGATAAGAAAGCAACTATAGGAGTGGCTCTGATACTAGACGGAGAAGATACGCTGGCCGTAAATAATGCCGAAAAATATCCCATGATGAGCGTTTATAAGTTTCATCAGGCATTGGCTGTATGTGATTACCTGCAAAAACGGCATATTCCACTTTCCACTTCCCTATATCTTGATAAAAGGTATTTCAAACCGGATACATACAGCCCTTTGCGTGATAAATATCCCCAAGGTAATTTGGAACTTCCGATTAGTGAACTTTTAGCTTATACAATGCAGTTAAGTGACAATGTAGCCTGTGATATTTTATTCGATTATATAGGTGGTGTAAACGTGGTGGATGAATACATTCATTCATTGGGAATAAACGATGTTTCTATAACTACTACCGAAGATGAGATGCATCAAGACATGGATGATTGTTACAAAAACTGGACAACACCAATGGAAGCAGCCAATCTATTGGAACTTTTTATGACTCAAGATTCCATGAAAAATGAATATACAAATTTTCTAAAACATATTATGATAGAGTGTGAGACAGGTAAAGACAGACTACCTGCTCCCCTTCCCGAAAGTGAAGTCAAGATAGGACATAAGACAGGAACTTCCGATAAGAATGAACGGGGGGAATACATTGGCATCAATGACATTGGTTTTGTAATTCTACCTGATGGGAACCGATACGTAGTAGCCGTATTTGTCAAAGACTCAAAAGAAAATATGGAAACGAATACTAAGATCATCTCTGATATTTCGGCTGCTATTTACCGATATGCCAGGAATCGTTAAAATAGTGCTATTTTGTACTGTCTATGAAAATAAAGACAAGAATGTCATAAATATAATATTATGGATTATCACATCGTTAAAATATCTAGAAATAAAAAGCAATATCTGGATTTATTATTGCTTGGGGATGAACAGGAAATAATGATAGACCGATATTTGGAGCGCGGTGACTTGTTTGTATTGGAAGATAACGGGATAAAAGCTGTTTGTGTTGTAACAAAAGAAGGTCCGAAAATTTGTGAATTGAAGAATATAGCGGTTACCCCTAGTGCCCAACGACAAGGATATGGTAGAAAACTAATAAATTACCTGATAAACCATTACTCAAAAGAATATACTCAGATGATGGTGGGAACGGGAGACGTTCCCGGCACTCTTGCATTTTATAAAAGTTGCGGTTTTGAATATTCTCATTGTATAAAAGATTTTTTCACGGAGAATTACGATCATCCTATCATTGACAATGGGGTTTTACTAAAAGATATGATTTATTTGAAACGTAAAATAGGGTTTTAAAAGAGTGGAAACGATCAAATCCTTACTAAATTTAAACATTATTTTCTATCACTTTCAATGAATCGGACAGAAGAATAATTCTTTTTATGAATAATCTATTTACAATTCAATAAAATAAATGTATCTTTGCAATATGTTAAAAACTCATATATCGGATTTGGTGTCGTAAACAATCTGTTTTTATAGAATAGATTGTCCAGTCGTTTTTACTCTCAGAATGTCTTTTGAGAGCAATTTTATATTATTTATAATTGATCTTTTAATCCGCATACAAATAATGGGATTGTATGCCCTCAATGTTTTACAATAATGAATAACGATAATAATCATAATACAATCCAAGAGTTCGACGTAAATTTAATCTGTGATTTCTTTTTAAATACAAACCGGCAAGGTCCCGGAAGTCCCGAAGCAACCTTAAAAGCACTAAGCTTTATAAATAATCTCACTGTTCAATCCCTTATCGCCGATCTCGGTTGTGGGACAGGAGGTCAGACAATGGTATTGGCACAACATACACCGGGAAGTATTACAGGACTCGACTTCTTTCCGGAATTTATTGAATGCTTCAACAGGAATGCCGAAAAGTTAAATTTACAGGATAGAGTAAAAGGTGTAGTCGGCTCAATGGATGCCCTTTCTTTTGAAAAAGAATCCCTAGACTTGATTTGGTCGGAAGGAGCTATTTATAATATCGGTTTTGAACGAGGATTGAACGAGTGGCGCAATTATTTGAAACCGGGAGGATACCTTGCCGTTTCTGAAAGTGTCTGGTTTACCGATCACCGTCCGGCAGAGATTCATGATTTCTGGATGAATGCTTACACGGAAATAGATACAATTCCTAATAAAGTAGTACAAATACAAAAAGCGGGATATATTCCCGTTGCTACGTTCATTCTTCCGGAGAATTGCTGGACAGAACATTATTATGTTCCGCAGGCCAAAGCCAAAGAAATGTTTATCAAGAAGTATGCAGGGAATAAAACAGCTGAAAAACTGATGGCATCCATCTGCCATGAAGCTGAATTATATAGTAAGTATAAAGAATACTATGGATATGCATTTTTTATAGCAAAGAAAATAAATCCCTTTCAAGGTTAGTGGAAAGAAGAGTAAAGTGACCTTCTAAAACATATTCAAGTAGTGCAGACATTCTGTTCAAGGAGTATCTGCACTCGCTTTTTTATATATCAAGCATTTCCATTAAAGCGCTTTTCAGTACATAGGCACTTATACCCAGTCGTCTTTTTCACCGCCTCATTCAGATAAACAGATGAGACATTGAGCAGCAAAGCATATTCTTGTGGGCGTTTTAATGAATGGAATTTTACAGCCCATAAGGCTTTAAATTGTTTTATGATAATAGTTTTAATTACCCTCTTTTTAAAACGTTTTCTAATTGACAAAGTAATTCATTTTCAATCAGAAAACCGAATTGATAAAGAATCATATCTTGTTGAACTTAGTCTTCCATTCCTAATATTTTCTTCATTTGCGGTCGGAATCCATCTCCCCATTTTTCTAATTGTTCAATAATGGGAAGCAGTGTTCTACCTTGCTCTGTAATGGAATATTCTGTATGGGGAGGAAGTTCCGAAAAAATCTTTTTCTGTATCATGCCATGAATCTCCAGTTCTTTCAGTTGTTGGTTGATTACCCTTGGGCTGGCATCATCAAAGTAACGATGAAGTTCACTCGGGCGCTTCGGGCCTTTGTCCAATTCTTGAATAATGCAGCTTTTCCATTTTCCACCAATCACTTCCATCGCTATTTTCACACCGCAGTTTATATCAAAAGGTATTTTCTTTCTGTACATAAATCTTCTTTTTTCTGCAAAATTAATCATATTGAAATAACATAGAAAGAATAGCTTCTACTCTTTTCATGTTATAGGGATAAATTATTCATATACTGATTAATTTATCCCTACTTGCGCAAACCATCGGGTAATTATAAATTTGCAGACAGATTCAGATATAGGAATAATGGGATATATAATAATGATATAATGAAAAAGTGGTT from Phocaeicola dorei encodes the following:
- a CDS encoding prolyl-tRNA synthetase associated domain-containing protein, encoding MDKGYVQNTIFELLSRLGIGYEKLEHSPIITMKEGSEIAYKLGSTSCKNLFLCNKRQEYFMLMLPADKKLSAKNVARQIGSPHLSFASAEDMERLLHTYPGAVSVLSLIYDKEKRVQLLIDKGLMNVTYIGCHPCTNTCSLKIKMEDILTVWLPATGHDDMKVIE
- the bla gene encoding class A beta-lactamase, subclass A2; translation: MKKELLYICIFCGALCGCIQRKAQNPLEPLKTEIRHIIKDKKATIGVALILDGEDTLAVNNAEKYPMMSVYKFHQALAVCDYLQKRHIPLSTSLYLDKRYFKPDTYSPLRDKYPQGNLELPISELLAYTMQLSDNVACDILFDYIGGVNVVDEYIHSLGINDVSITTTEDEMHQDMDDCYKNWTTPMEAANLLELFMTQDSMKNEYTNFLKHIMIECETGKDRLPAPLPESEVKIGHKTGTSDKNERGEYIGINDIGFVILPDGNRYVVAVFVKDSKENMETNTKIISDISAAIYRYARNR
- a CDS encoding GNAT family N-acetyltransferase, with product MDYHIVKISRNKKQYLDLLLLGDEQEIMIDRYLERGDLFVLEDNGIKAVCVVTKEGPKICELKNIAVTPSAQRQGYGRKLINYLINHYSKEYTQMMVGTGDVPGTLAFYKSCGFEYSHCIKDFFTENYDHPIIDNGVLLKDMIYLKRKIGF
- a CDS encoding class I SAM-dependent methyltransferase, yielding MNNDNNHNTIQEFDVNLICDFFLNTNRQGPGSPEATLKALSFINNLTVQSLIADLGCGTGGQTMVLAQHTPGSITGLDFFPEFIECFNRNAEKLNLQDRVKGVVGSMDALSFEKESLDLIWSEGAIYNIGFERGLNEWRNYLKPGGYLAVSESVWFTDHRPAEIHDFWMNAYTEIDTIPNKVVQIQKAGYIPVATFILPENCWTEHYYVPQAKAKEMFIKKYAGNKTAEKLMASICHEAELYSKYKEYYGYAFFIAKKINPFQG
- a CDS encoding winged helix-turn-helix transcriptional regulator, which translates into the protein MYRKKIPFDINCGVKIAMEVIGGKWKSCIIQELDKGPKRPSELHRYFDDASPRVINQQLKELEIHGMIQKKIFSELPPHTEYSITEQGRTLLPIIEQLEKWGDGFRPQMKKILGMED